In Blastococcus saxobsidens DD2, the genomic stretch TGCGGGAGACCGCTCCCGGCCGCGGCGGGGAGATCCAGCTGACCGACGCGCTCGCCACGCTGGTCGAGCGCGGCCGACCCGTCCACGGGGTGGTCTTCGGCGGTCGCCGGTACGACACCGGGGACAAGCTCGACTACCTCAAGGCGGTGGTCCGGCTCGCCGCGGAGCGCGACGACCTGGGGCCGTCGTTCACCGCATTCCTGCGCGACTTCGTCACCGAGCTGCCCGCCGAGGGCGCGTCGTCGTCCTGACCGGCGCCCGCGAGGGCACGATCGGACGGCGGCGCGTGGGAGGTCCCCGTCCGGGGCCGGCGCTGCCGCAGGCAGCGGTGCCGGCAGAGGGCACGGCGGGACGGTGGTGAGGATGTCCGGGCAGAGCGACAACGGCGGCAGCGGCGGCGGAGGGTTCCGGAGCCATCGGGACACCGCCCAGGTCGACATGCCCATGGCGCCGCCCCGTCGTCCCGGTGCCGGCGTGGCGCCCGCCGCCCCCTCGGTGCCGGTTCCCGCGCTCACCGGGCCGGTGCCCCTGCCGGCCGACGGCCGCTCGGACGCCTCGCCGCTGGTGCGCACCGTGGAGCGGCACCTCGACGAGATCCTCGCCGCCGTGCCCCAGCCGGACGCCATCGAGCTCGCCGTCCTCGACGCGCAGGGGCTGCTCTGCGCCGAGGACGTCGTCAGCCAGCGGGCCCTGCCGGCCTTCGACCAGGCGGCGCTCGACGGCTACGCCGCACGGGCCGACGACGTCGCCGCCGCCACCGTGGCGCAGCCGGTGGAGCTGGCCGTGGTGGGGGAGAGCGTCGCGGGGGCCAGCGCGCCGTCGTCCATCGGGCCGGGTCTCGCGCTGAAGGTGGCCGCGGGCGCCATGCTGCCGTCGGGCGCCGACGTCGTCGTCCCGGGCGTCTGGACCGACCAGGGAACGGTGCGGGTCGCGGTGCAGGCCGGTCCGCCGGCCGGCAGCTACGTGCGCCGGACGGGCGACGACGTCGCACCGGGGGATCCGGCCGTGCACGTGGGCACCCCGATCGGTCCCGCCCAGATCAGCCTGCTGGCGGCCGTGGGACGCGACCGGGTCCTCGTCCGGCCCCGGCCCCGGGTCGTGGTGCTGAGCGCCGGCACCGAGCTGGTGGACGTGAGCGCCACCCCGTCGCCCGGCCAGGTGGTCGACGTCAACAGCTACGCGCTGGCCGCGGCCGCGCGGGACGCCGGTGCAGACGCCTACCGGTGGGGCATCCTCCCCGGGGACCCCCGCCGGCTGACCGAGGTGCTGGAGAGCCAGCTGCTCCGCAGCGACCTGCTCCTGATCTCCGGCACGTTCGCCAGCGGCGGGTTCGACATGGTGCAGGAGGCGTTGGCCGGCCTGGGCGGCATGCGCTTCCGGCAGGTGGCGATGCACCCGGGCCCGGCGCAGGGATTCGGCCGGCTGGGCCGGGACGAGGTGCCGGTCATCTGCGTGCCCGGGGAGCCGGTGGCCGCGCTGGTGGCCTTCGAGGTCTTCGTCCGGCCGGCCATCCGGCTCATGCTCGGCAAGCGCCAGCTGTTCCGTCGCACCGTCCAGGCGATCGCCGGCCAGCCGCTGCTGTCGCCGCTGGGCTACCGCCAGTACCTGCACGGCACCGTGATGCGGCACCCGGACGGCGGCTACGTCGTGGAGCCGGTCGGCGAGGCCACCGACGCGCTCCTCGCCCGGATGGCCCGCGCCAACTGCCTGATCGTCATCGACGAGGACGTCACCGAGGTGGCCGCCGGCGGGCTGATCACCGTCATGCCGCTACTCCTCGGTGGCTGACTTCCGCGCCGTGACCGATCCCGCTGCGCACCCCGGCTGGCCCGCCCGCCTGGCCTGGGGACCGGTGGAGCTGCACCCGCTGCGCCGGCGGGACGCGGTGGAGTGGAGCCGGATCCGGCTGGCCAACGAGTCGTGGTTGCGGCCCTGGGAACCGACGTCGACGGTCGCCTGGCACGCGCGGCACAGCCCGGCGGCCTACCGGGCGATGCGGCGCGTCGTGGCGCGCCGGGCGCGGCTGGGCACCTCGCTGCCCTTCGCCGTCCGCGTGGACGGGCGGCTGGCCGGCCAGGTGACGGTGGACAACATCGTCCGGGGCGCGCTCCGTGCCGGGTACCTGGGCTACTGGATCGATCGTTCGGTCGCCGGGCGGGGGATCGCCTCGCTGGCCGTGGCGCTGGTGTGCGACCACGCCTTCGGCCCCGTGGGCCTGCACCGCCTGCAGGCCGACATCCGCCCGGAGAACCTGCCCAGTCAGCGCCTGGTGGAGCGGCTGGGGTTCGAGCGGGAGGGGTTGCTGCGGCGCTACCTCGACATCGACGGCGACTGGCGCGACCACCTGGCCTTCTCGCTGCTGGCCGAGGACCTGCCCCGGGGCGTGCTGGGCCGGTGGCAGCAGATGTCCCCGGCGCGACCTGTCGACTGATCGGCTCGTCGGCCTAGCACGCACGCCGGCCGGTGCCCGGGCGCCGGTGGGGGACACGCCGGACGTCGTCACACCGGTCCCACAAGACTCGACGACACGCCGCGCGCCTCCCGGGTCCGGACCCCGGCGGTGCTTAACCTCGCCGGGCGAGTGACTGATGTGACAGGTGGTGTTGGGTAATGGGATCCGGCGTGCTCTTGGCCGCTCTGGTCGTGCTGTGGTTCGTCGTGCTGGTGCCCATGGTGGTGACCCGCGGCGAGGCCCAGGACGGCCGGACGGCGGCTGCCGACTCGGGGCGGACGTTGCAGCGGCGACGGACCGTCGACCCGGTGCGGCACGCCGAGACCGAGCGGGTGACGATCGACCGCGCGGTGCTGCACACCACCGGCGAGCTGACGGTCGACGTGCACGCACTGCGCCGCCGGGCGCTGGGCGGTCTCGTCGCCCTGACGCTGGCCTCGCTGGCCGGCGCGCTGCTGCTGACGCCGTGGCTGTGGATCGCCCAGGCGCTCAGCACCGTCGCGACGGTCGGCTACGTCCTCGTGCTCCGCAAGGTGGCCCGCCGCGAGCGGCTGGCCGCCCGCCGGGCCGCCCGCGCCGCCGCGCGGCAGGCCATGCGCGCCCCGGCACGCCCTGCGGCCGCGCCGGTGCCGGCCCCGGCGCAGCGGACCGCCCCGCCGGCCGCGGTGCACGAGACGGTCGCCCAGGAGGCGCTGCCCGCGCTGTCGCACCCCAGCCTCCCGCTGGCTCCGGTGCACACGCTGCGCCCGGGCCGGGTCGTGGCTGCCCGCACGCCGGCCCCCGTCGGCTGGCAGAACAGTGCGGTCGTCGGCCTGGACGACGACGACATCGGGTTCGCCGACATCGACGAGTACCAGCCACCGCGGGCGGCCAACGCCTGAGGCGTCCGCCACGGCTGCTCCGCACCCGCCCCGGTGGCGGGTCCGGAGGAGCCGGGCGGTAGTCTTCCTCGCAGCACTGGGGGCTGTGGCGCAGACCGGTAGCGCACCTCGTTCGCATCGAGGGGGTCAGGGGTTCAAATCCCCTCAGCTCCACCAGGACAGCGGCCGGCGCCGCCGGGATCTCGTTCCGGCGGCGCCGTCGCCGTTGCGCGCTCGGGCCGTCCGCGCGGTTGCTACGGCTAGGCTGCCCGGCGAGACCGGGGCAGGGCGTCCCGCAGGAGGCGGATGATGACTGAGGCACCGGTGGGCATCTCGTCCTCGCCGCGGCGCGCCCGGGGGCGGGCCAGCGACAGTGCCGCCACGCGGCAGTTGATCATCGATGTCGCCGCGCGGGAGTTCGGCGAACGTGGGTACGCGGCCACGTCGCTGAGCGACATCGTCGCCGGCACCGGGATGACCAAGGGGGCTCTCTACTGGCACTTCGCCTCCAAGGAGAGCGTGGCGATCGCGGTCGTCCACCAGATGTTCGAGACCTGGCCGGTGATGCTGGGTGAGGTGCTCGGCGCGCACGACGACGCCCTGGAGGCGCTCGTCGCCGTCACCTACGTGGCGGGGGAGCAGTTCGCCAAGGACCCCGTCACCCGGGCCTCCAAGCGGTTGATGTCGGAGTTGCCGCCGGAGGCGATGGCCAAGCTGCCGCAGCCCTACGTGGGCTGGCAGCACGCCCTGGTCACGCTGATCTCCGACGGTCAGCAACGCGGCCAGATCAACGCCGGGGCCGACCCGGTCAGCACCGCCCAGGTGATCGTGGCCAGCTTCTTCGGCATGCAGCAGGTGTCGCAGGAGCTCAGCGCCCGGCGCGACCTCAGGAGCCGGCTGGACGGGTTTTGGGCCCTCGTGCTGCCGCAGCTGCGGCCGACGTCCCCGGCCTGACCTACCCGAGGAGGACCCGGCCCCGGGCCACGGGGCCGGAGCCCTGCTCCAGGGCCACCGCCAGCGCCTGCTCGTCGGTGCCCGGCGCCGGCCCGGTGCGCACCCAGGTGGGGCGATCGAGCTCGGCGAAGCGGTCGAACGTCACGTCGATCCCCGCGAGCGCGGCTCCGCTGCCCGCCCGGGCGGCCGCTGCGGTGAGCACGGCGTCGATCAGCAGCATGCCCGGCAGGTGGTCGACCTCGTGGTCGAAGAAGGTGGGGTCGGCGAGGTCGACGAGGACGCGCGAGCGCTCCACCCCGGCCTGGGTGCGGCGGTCCGGGCCGGCGTCCCGCGGACTCGGGACCGGTCGCCCGCTGCCGGCGGTCGCGTGGTCCCGAGCGGAGGCGCGCAGCCGGTCGTAGACCCGGCGCGGCACCGAGGAGTAGTCGGCCTCGGCGGTGGCCCAGAGGTCTCCGCCGTGGCGGATCTCCACGGCCAGCACCGCACCGGCCGGCCGACCGACCCGGTAGCGGGGGGTCGGCTCGACCGTGGTCACCGTGCGGTCGGGTGCCGTCTCCCCGAGTGCGGCGACGGGCGCGGCCAGGCGCACCGCGATCCGGTGGAAGATGAACTGCTCACCGACCGGGATCCCCAGCTGCAGGTGGGCCAGGCAGAGGCCCGCCTGGCGGATGGTCTCGGCCAGCAGCAGCAGATGTCCCGCGGTGCCGGTGCGACGGTCGTACCGCGGGTGCGCGGCCGGCCACCGGGTCGCCACCGCGGCGAGCGTCGGGGTCACCGCGGCGAAGTCCGTCACCAGGACCTCCGCGGCCGCCGCCTTGTGCACCAGGTGCTGGCCGACCGGGGACCACGGCACGGCGGCGTCGTCGGGCACGGCGGACAGCGTCGGTGAGGTGCGCGGCGGCATGGGGTCTCCCGGTGTGGACGAGGTGTGCCCCCATGGTCACCCGCCGGACGCGACCGGCCGCCGTCCGGACCATGCGCGCCGGTGGACCCGGCCGTTCCGACCCGGCGTGAGGCGCGCCGCCCACCTTGGCGCTGTACCCCCGCGGGGTATACGGTCAGGCGGTTCCGACCGCACGAGAGGAGACGGCGTCATGGAGCAGCACACCCACGGCCACGGAGGTCACGCGCCGGACGCCGGCCCGATGGAGCGCCGCGCGCTCACCCGGCTGGCGATCAGCGCCACGCTGCACTGCCTCACCGGCTGCGCCATCGGTGAGGTGCTCGGCATGGTCATCGGCACCGCGCTGGGCTGGTCCGACGGCGCCACCATCGCGCTCGCCGTCGCGCTGGCCTTCGTCTTCGGTTACGCGCTGACCATCGCGCCGGTGCTGCGTTCCGGCCTGCCGCTGCGCGCGGCCGTCCGCGTCGCCCTGGCCGCCGACACCGTCTCCATCCTGGTGATGGAGGTGGTCGACAACGGGATCATGCTGCTCATCCCCGGAGCGATGGACGCCGGCCTCGCCGCACCGCTGTTCTGGGGCTCGCTGGCGTTCGCCCTGGCCGTCGCGTTCGCGGTGACCGTGCCGGTGAACCGTGCGCTGATCGGCCGCGGCATGGGGCACGCCGTCGTCCACCATTACCACCACTGAGCGGCCGTCAGAACCACGAGGGGAACCACATCCGCCGCAGCCACTCCGCGTGCGAGAGCGGCTGCCCGGTGAGCACCGGCCAGAAGAAGACGAACGTCGCCGCCACCACCGCCACGTAGCCGCAGCTCGCCGCGATCCCGACCTGGCGGCGGAGCGGGCCGGCGTCGCGGGGGCCGAGCACGTCCTGCAGCACCAGTGCCACCGCCAGCACGAAGAACGGCACGACTGGCGCCATGTAGAAGCTGAACATCGTGCGGTCCAGGTTCACGAACCAGGTGAGCCAGCCCGCGGCGATCGCGACGGCCGCGACCACGGCCGCCGGGTCCCGACGTGCGACGATGCGCCAGAACAGCCACAGCGTCGCCGGCACGAAGGCCAGCCACAGCGTCGGCGTCCCGACCATCAGGATGTAGCGCACCACCTGCTCGCCCTGGGCGTCGACGATGCCCTGCGGGTTCCACAGCAGGATCGGCCGGCCGTTGACCAGCCAGGACCAGGGGCCGGACTCCCACGGGTGCGGGC encodes the following:
- the glp gene encoding gephyrin-like molybdotransferase Glp, whose amino-acid sequence is MSGQSDNGGSGGGGFRSHRDTAQVDMPMAPPRRPGAGVAPAAPSVPVPALTGPVPLPADGRSDASPLVRTVERHLDEILAAVPQPDAIELAVLDAQGLLCAEDVVSQRALPAFDQAALDGYAARADDVAAATVAQPVELAVVGESVAGASAPSSIGPGLALKVAAGAMLPSGADVVVPGVWTDQGTVRVAVQAGPPAGSYVRRTGDDVAPGDPAVHVGTPIGPAQISLLAAVGRDRVLVRPRPRVVVLSAGTELVDVSATPSPGQVVDVNSYALAAAARDAGADAYRWGILPGDPRRLTEVLESQLLRSDLLLISGTFASGGFDMVQEALAGLGGMRFRQVAMHPGPAQGFGRLGRDEVPVICVPGEPVAALVAFEVFVRPAIRLMLGKRQLFRRTVQAIAGQPLLSPLGYRQYLHGTVMRHPDGGYVVEPVGEATDALLARMARANCLIVIDEDVTEVAAGGLITVMPLLLGG
- a CDS encoding DUF4396 domain-containing protein, whose amino-acid sequence is MEQHTHGHGGHAPDAGPMERRALTRLAISATLHCLTGCAIGEVLGMVIGTALGWSDGATIALAVALAFVFGYALTIAPVLRSGLPLRAAVRVALAADTVSILVMEVVDNGIMLLIPGAMDAGLAAPLFWGSLAFALAVAFAVTVPVNRALIGRGMGHAVVHHYHH
- a CDS encoding ScbR family autoregulator-binding transcription factor, giving the protein MTEAPVGISSSPRRARGRASDSAATRQLIIDVAAREFGERGYAATSLSDIVAGTGMTKGALYWHFASKESVAIAVVHQMFETWPVMLGEVLGAHDDALEALVAVTYVAGEQFAKDPVTRASKRLMSELPPEAMAKLPQPYVGWQHALVTLISDGQQRGQINAGADPVSTAQVIVASFFGMQQVSQELSARRDLRSRLDGFWALVLPQLRPTSPA
- a CDS encoding GNAT family N-acetyltransferase; translation: MTDPAAHPGWPARLAWGPVELHPLRRRDAVEWSRIRLANESWLRPWEPTSTVAWHARHSPAAYRAMRRVVARRARLGTSLPFAVRVDGRLAGQVTVDNIVRGALRAGYLGYWIDRSVAGRGIASLAVALVCDHAFGPVGLHRLQADIRPENLPSQRLVERLGFEREGLLRRYLDIDGDWRDHLAFSLLAEDLPRGVLGRWQQMSPARPVD
- a CDS encoding ScbA/BarX family gamma-butyrolactone biosynthesis protein, translated to MPPRTSPTLSAVPDDAAVPWSPVGQHLVHKAAAAEVLVTDFAAVTPTLAAVATRWPAAHPRYDRRTGTAGHLLLLAETIRQAGLCLAHLQLGIPVGEQFIFHRIAVRLAAPVAALGETAPDRTVTTVEPTPRYRVGRPAGAVLAVEIRHGGDLWATAEADYSSVPRRVYDRLRASARDHATAGSGRPVPSPRDAGPDRRTQAGVERSRVLVDLADPTFFDHEVDHLPGMLLIDAVLTAAAARAGSGAALAGIDVTFDRFAELDRPTWVRTGPAPGTDEQALAVALEQGSGPVARGRVLLG